The Actinomyces sp. oral taxon 414 genome has a segment encoding these proteins:
- a CDS encoding ISAs1 family transposase codes for MPSSTTTALSRQPLKEVLEGVTDPRDRRGVRHPLVSVLCLAVTGILAGCRSLTAIWEHAADLEPADLGALGLEEGRALPSESTIRRVLQDLDPAGLDARLTSWFFTRTGAIAGRRVIAVDGKTMRGARTGSNPAPHLLAALDQAAGTALTQRRVADKSNEIPALPELLAPLDLDGAVVTADAMHTQTGTAQWIISRGAHYVLTVKNNQPGLKRALKKLPWKDVPSTSVPDGSHGRRVRRTVQAVEAPAWIDFPGAAQVIRIRRTRTVNKRGGGRRTTTEVAHLICSLPPTDAPPELVASWARGHWAIENRLHWIRDVVFDEDRHQLRTRNGPQIMAALRNLAISLIRLLHGPEPPSPPPPEPWQDAPNEPSDYSPNQPPKPTLPTPCPPPWGTTPSTPGSSSPTPCSTRASTPPITSPTPR; via the coding sequence ATGCCATCATCCACCACGACCGCCCTGTCGCGCCAGCCCCTGAAGGAGGTCCTGGAGGGCGTGACCGATCCGCGGGACCGGCGGGGCGTGCGCCACCCCCTGGTCTCGGTCCTGTGCCTGGCCGTGACGGGGATACTGGCGGGATGCCGCAGCCTGACGGCGATCTGGGAGCACGCCGCCGACCTGGAACCGGCCGACCTGGGGGCCCTGGGCCTGGAGGAGGGGCGGGCCCTGCCGTCGGAGTCGACGATCAGGCGGGTCCTCCAGGACCTGGACCCCGCGGGCCTCGACGCCCGCCTGACATCGTGGTTCTTCACCCGCACCGGCGCCATCGCCGGCCGCAGGGTGATCGCCGTGGACGGCAAGACCATGCGCGGGGCCCGCACCGGCTCCAACCCGGCCCCCCACCTCCTGGCGGCCCTGGACCAGGCCGCCGGCACGGCCCTGACCCAGAGGCGGGTGGCCGACAAGTCCAACGAGATCCCCGCCCTGCCCGAGCTGCTCGCCCCCCTGGACCTGGACGGTGCGGTCGTCACCGCCGACGCCATGCACACCCAGACCGGCACCGCCCAGTGGATCATCTCCCGCGGCGCCCACTACGTGCTCACGGTCAAGAACAACCAGCCGGGCCTGAAACGGGCCCTCAAGAAACTGCCCTGGAAGGACGTGCCCTCCACCTCCGTCCCCGACGGCTCCCACGGGCGCAGAGTGCGGCGCACCGTCCAGGCCGTCGAGGCCCCCGCGTGGATCGACTTCCCCGGCGCCGCCCAGGTGATCCGGATCCGCCGCACCAGAACCGTCAACAAGCGCGGCGGCGGCAGGAGGACGACCACCGAGGTGGCCCACCTGATCTGCTCCCTCCCCCCGACCGACGCCCCGCCCGAACTGGTCGCCTCCTGGGCCCGAGGGCATTGGGCCATCGAGAACCGCCTCCACTGGATCCGAGACGTCGTCTTCGACGAGGACCGCCACCAGCTGCGCACCCGCAACGGACCCCAGATCATGGCCGCCCTGCGCAACCTCGCCATCAGCCTCATCAGACTCCTCCACGGCCCCGAGCCCCCATCGCCGCCACCACCAGAGCCATGGCAAGACGCCCCGAACGAGCCATCAGACTACTCACCCAACCAACCACCTAAACCGACTTTGCCGACCCCCTGCCCGCCTCCCTGGGGGACAACGCCAAGTACGCCTGGTTCTTCATCACCTACACCCTGCTCAACGCGGGCTTCTACACCGCCAATAACATCGCCTACTCCACGCTGA
- a CDS encoding glycoside hydrolase family 2 TIM barrel-domain containing protein, which translates to MAIVPRYYEDLDVLHENTLPPRAHYVPASTAVDPGPRARERSDRLRLLNGQWAFAYHRSIHELTEPFWGRDASLEGMDRVTVPGTWQHQGYDRHQYTNIRYPIPLDPPLVPQDNPCAVHLRDFEHTADPDAPRTHLVFEGVDSCFYVWLNGRYIGYSQVSHATSEFDVTGVVEPGTNRLAVLVLKWCDGTYLEDQDKFRTSGIFRDVYLLSRPESALFDYSVTTALGPGAATVTVSAAFLGSPVPAALSLHDAEGALVATGSLAPIGVGGNGGVDVGDNGDDDAGNDAVASANGANDAVVGPTHRAELTVADPRPWNPEDPYLYTLTISTDHEVITDRVGLREVDIADAVLRLNGRPLTLRGVNRHDSDPVTGPAVDLEHMERDLALMKRHNINAVRSSHYPNDPRFYQLCDEYGLVVMSEADVESHGTQARVLADPSWPSQVEHWNEPIADNPAWTEATLDRVRSCVIRERNRPSIIAWSAGNECGYGCTFEAALKWIKQFDPTRVTHYESAYYRDSKRTYDYSDIDLYSRMYPALEEIRDYLDSDPDKPFILVEYCHAMGNGPGDLEDYWEMILAEDRMCGGFVWEWCDHTVRAGTTDDGRPIHLYGGDHGEELHDSNFCVDGLVSSERVPHAGLRELWNVQRPARVVAYDQARGELTIRNLLDFTDLDQYAALSYELVRDGVVIDSGPLELPGPVPPHAVATLPCAPGVPPSGRCHLVVVSRLRRATALLESGHMLGFDEIPLDNADPRPRAVADLDWTTAPAGAVEVEQEGCDLTLSGGGTVVVIDTRTGLPRSLRAGGRELLERPAELNIWRAPTDNDRHVREQWQRAGYDRAAARARSARVERRTGAVVVRADVSVAASAVQPALAVRAEWTLTASGHLGVRLRARLTEGFPALPRFGLRLFLPESLDRVAYCGLGPGESYVDKHRSCRHGEFRTTVAALHEGYLRPQENGSRADCDSLVLSGDGAPGLSVVGLRPFSFNASAYTQEELTARAHDVELTACGSTVLCLDGAMAGIGSASCGPELLPRYRVDGEELGLDLVLLPTPSDPLSSNPIPAHNEVTR; encoded by the coding sequence ATGGCGATCGTCCCCAGGTACTACGAGGACCTCGACGTCCTCCACGAGAACACCCTCCCGCCGCGCGCCCACTACGTGCCCGCCTCCACCGCCGTCGACCCCGGGCCCCGGGCCCGCGAGCGCTCCGACCGCCTGCGCCTGCTCAACGGCCAGTGGGCGTTCGCCTACCACCGGAGCATCCACGAACTGACCGAGCCCTTCTGGGGGCGCGACGCCTCCCTGGAGGGCATGGACCGCGTGACCGTGCCCGGCACCTGGCAGCACCAGGGCTACGACCGCCACCAGTACACCAACATCCGCTACCCCATCCCGCTGGACCCGCCTCTCGTCCCCCAGGACAACCCCTGCGCCGTCCACCTGCGCGACTTCGAGCACACGGCGGACCCGGACGCGCCGCGGACCCACCTGGTCTTCGAGGGCGTGGACTCCTGCTTCTACGTGTGGCTCAACGGCCGCTACATCGGCTACAGCCAGGTCTCCCACGCCACCAGCGAGTTCGACGTCACCGGCGTCGTCGAGCCGGGCACCAACCGCCTGGCCGTCCTCGTGCTCAAGTGGTGCGACGGCACCTACCTGGAGGACCAGGACAAATTCCGCACCTCCGGCATCTTCCGCGACGTCTACCTGCTGTCCCGCCCGGAGTCGGCGCTGTTCGACTACTCCGTCACGACGGCGCTGGGCCCCGGCGCCGCCACCGTCACCGTGAGCGCCGCCTTCCTCGGCTCCCCCGTGCCCGCCGCGCTGAGCCTGCACGACGCCGAGGGCGCCCTGGTCGCCACCGGCTCGCTCGCACCCATTGGCGTCGGCGGCAACGGCGGCGTCGACGTCGGCGATAACGGCGATGACGATGCCGGCAACGACGCCGTCGCCAGCGCCAATGGCGCCAACGACGCCGTCGTCGGGCCGACCCACCGGGCCGAGCTGACGGTGGCCGACCCCCGCCCGTGGAACCCCGAGGACCCCTACCTCTACACCCTGACCATCTCCACGGACCACGAGGTCATCACCGACCGGGTGGGCCTGCGCGAGGTCGATATCGCCGACGCCGTCCTGCGCCTGAACGGGCGGCCCCTGACCCTGCGCGGGGTCAACCGCCACGACTCCGACCCCGTCACCGGTCCGGCGGTCGACCTGGAGCACATGGAGCGGGACCTGGCCCTGATGAAGCGGCACAACATCAACGCGGTGCGCTCCTCCCACTACCCCAACGACCCGCGCTTCTACCAGCTGTGCGACGAGTACGGCCTCGTCGTCATGTCCGAGGCCGACGTCGAGAGCCACGGCACCCAGGCCCGGGTGCTGGCGGATCCCTCCTGGCCCAGCCAGGTCGAGCACTGGAACGAGCCGATCGCGGACAACCCGGCCTGGACGGAGGCCACCCTGGACCGGGTGCGCAGCTGCGTCATCCGGGAGCGCAACCGGCCCAGCATCATCGCCTGGTCGGCCGGCAACGAGTGCGGCTACGGCTGCACCTTCGAGGCCGCGCTGAAGTGGATCAAGCAGTTCGACCCCACCCGCGTCACCCACTACGAGAGCGCCTACTACCGCGACTCCAAGCGCACCTACGACTACTCCGATATCGACCTGTACTCCCGCATGTACCCGGCCCTGGAGGAGATCCGCGACTACCTCGACTCCGATCCGGACAAGCCCTTCATCCTGGTCGAGTACTGCCACGCCATGGGCAACGGCCCCGGCGACCTGGAGGACTACTGGGAGATGATCCTGGCCGAGGACCGCATGTGCGGCGGCTTCGTGTGGGAGTGGTGCGACCACACGGTGCGCGCCGGCACCACCGACGACGGCCGGCCGATCCACCTGTACGGCGGCGACCACGGCGAGGAGCTGCACGACTCCAACTTCTGCGTGGACGGGCTGGTCTCCTCCGAGCGCGTGCCGCACGCGGGGCTGAGGGAGCTGTGGAACGTGCAGCGCCCCGCGCGCGTGGTCGCCTACGACCAGGCGCGCGGGGAGCTGACCATCCGCAACCTCCTCGACTTCACCGACCTGGACCAGTACGCGGCCCTGTCCTACGAGCTGGTGCGCGACGGCGTCGTCATCGACTCCGGGCCCCTGGAGCTGCCGGGCCCCGTCCCGCCGCACGCCGTCGCCACGCTGCCCTGCGCGCCGGGCGTGCCGCCGTCGGGCCGATGCCACCTGGTGGTCGTCTCCCGGCTGCGGCGGGCGACGGCGCTGCTGGAGTCCGGGCACATGCTCGGCTTCGACGAGATCCCCCTGGACAACGCCGACCCCCGCCCCCGCGCGGTCGCGGACCTGGACTGGACGACGGCGCCCGCCGGCGCCGTCGAGGTCGAGCAGGAGGGGTGCGACCTCACGCTCAGCGGCGGGGGGACCGTCGTCGTCATCGACACCCGCACCGGCCTGCCGCGGTCCCTGCGCGCGGGCGGGCGGGAGCTGCTGGAGCGCCCCGCGGAGCTCAACATCTGGCGGGCCCCCACGGACAACGACCGGCACGTGCGCGAGCAGTGGCAGAGGGCCGGATACGACCGCGCCGCCGCCCGGGCCCGCTCCGCGCGGGTGGAGCGGCGCACGGGGGCGGTCGTCGTGCGCGCCGACGTGTCGGTGGCCGCCTCCGCCGTCCAGCCCGCCCTGGCCGTGCGCGCCGAGTGGACCCTGACCGCCTCCGGGCACCTGGGCGTGCGGCTGCGCGCCCGCCTGACCGAGGGCTTCCCCGCCCTGCCCCGCTTCGGCCTGCGCCTGTTCCTGCCCGAGAGCCTGGACCGGGTCGCCTACTGCGGGCTGGGGCCGGGCGAGAGCTACGTGGACAAGCACCGCTCCTGCCGCCACGGCGAGTTCCGCACCACGGTCGCGGCGCTGCACGAGGGGTACCTGCGTCCGCAGGAGAACGGCAGCCGCGCCGACTGCGACAGCCTCGTCCTGTCCGGCGACGGCGCCCCGGGGCTGAGCGTCGTGGGACTGCGACCCTTCTCCTTCAACGCCTCCGCCTACACCCAGGAGGAGCTCACGGCGCGCGCCCACGACGTCGAGCTCACCGCGTGCGGCAGCACCGTGCTGTGCCTGGACGGCGCCATGGCGGGCATCGGTTCGGCCAGCTGCGGCCCCGAGCTCCTCCCCCGCTACCGGGTCGACGGCGAGGAGCTCGGCCTCGACCTGGTCCTCCTGCCGACCCCCTCCGACCCCCTGTCCTCCAACCCGATCCCGGCGCACAACGAGGTGACCCGATGA